The Salirhabdus salicampi DNA segment TCGGACTTGACCCACTTGCTACACTTATCGCTTTATTTGTTGGATTTAAGTTGTTCGGGTTTGTCGGGTTAATTATCGGACCTGTCGTGCTCGTCATTTTAAATACACTGTATAAAACCGGGATTTTTCACGAAATATGGGAATATATTAAAGGAGAACCAAAACGGTAAAAAGGTTTGCCATTAGGCAAACCTTTTTTTACTTCCAGCGCCGAAATACCGTTACCGTACCTCGGTTCATCATTTGTCTCAATGTTTGTTTCATCCAATTTTTTGCTAGTTTACGGCTGTATGGTATTAAAAGAAGAAAACCTATTCCATCCGTAATAAACCCTGGAGTAAATAATAAAACAGCGCCAATCAAAATGCATATGCCATCAAAAATCTGCTCACTAGGTGACCTGCCATAAGCCAGTTGATTTTGAGCCCGCCTTAACGTATCCAATCCTTGTTGTTTCGCAAGAAATGCCCCAATAATACCTGTTAAAATAATACCACTCAAAACAACCCATACATTCGTTATGTTTCCTAGTAAGATAAATAGCCATATCTCTAATGCTGAAATTACGACAATGAGTAAAAAAAGCCACCGAAACATCTTTGCCTCTCCTCCCATTTTTCCTTACCTCTTTACATTCGAAAAAAAGGAGGTAACCCCTCCTTTTTCTCTAGATGACACTTGCATGTCCTTTATATATATCACCTTTAGTTGCATCTACTGTAATTTCCTCACCATCTTTGATAGTTGAAGTTGCATCCTTAACACCAACTACAACAGGAATTCCTAGGCTTAACCCTACAACTGCTGCATGGGATGTAAGGCCACCTTCTTCTGTTATGATACCTGCAGCTTTTTCTATAGCTGGCATCATATCTTTGTCTGTTGTTGAAGTCACGATTACATCACCTTGTCTTACTTTGCTAATCGCTTCTTCGGCAGATGTTGTAACTACAGCACGACCGTAGGTTGAACGTTGTCCGATCCCTTGCCCTTTTGCAAGTACATCGCCCACAACATGAACTTTCATTAAGTTTGTTGTTCCGCTCTCACCAACTGGAACACCTGCAGTAATGATTACTTTGTCCCCGCGTTCAAACAGGTTTGATTCCAACCCTTTATTAATCGCTGCATCAAGCATTTCATCTGTTGTCGTAACCGTCTCACCAATAACAGATTCAACACCCCATACGAGGGATAGTTGACGCGAAACTGTATCATGTGCTGTTACGGCTACAATTGGTGCCTTAGGACGATACTTAGAAATCATTCTGGCAGTATGTCCACTTTCCGTTGGGGTTAAAATTGCATTTACTTGCAGGTTTTCTGCAGTATAGGATACAGAATGACCAATTGCTTCCGTAATGGAGAAGTCTACATCTTCTGCAATTTTATTAAAGATCATTTTATGATCGAGTGCATTTTCTGTACGAATTGCAATGTTATACATTGTTTTCACTGATTCAACTGGATAAGAACCTGCAGCCGTTTCTCCTGATAGCATAATCGCATCAGTTCCGTCGAATATAGCGTTTGCTACGTCACTTGCTTCTGCTCTTGTAGGTCTTGGATTACGTTGCATTGAGTCAAGCATTTGTGTAGCTGTAATAACTGGCTTTCCGGCACGGTTACACTTCCGGATCAACATTTTTTGCACTAACGGTACTTCTTCTGCTGGAATTTCAACACCTAAGTCACCACGTGCAACCATTAAACCGTCACTAACTTCCAAGATCTCATCAATGTTATCGACACCTTCTTGGTTTTCGATTTTCGGAATAATTTTTATATGTTGGGCATTATGTTCCTCTAATAGTTCGCGAATTTCTAGTACGTCGGATGGTCGACGAACAAAAGAGGCAGCGATGAAATCGACACCTTGTTCGATTCCGAAAACAATGTCGCTCGCATCTTTATCCGTAATACCTGGTAAGTTCACACTTACGTTTGGTACGTTAACGCCCTTTTTGTTTTTCAATACACCAGAATTTAAAATTTTCGTTGTTAATTCATTGTTATCCTTATCAATTGCTGTTACTTCTAGTTCAACTAATCCATCGTCTAATAAAATTTTAGAACCAACGTGAACATCTTCTATTAATCCGGGATAAGTAACAGAGAATCGTTCTTTGTCACCTTCAATAGGGTCCATGGATACTTTAATTTCATTACCTGCTTCTAATTGTACTTCGCCATCCTTCATCACACCTGTGCGAATTTCTGGGCCTTTTGTATCCAATAGAATGGCTACTGTTTTACCGGTTTGTTGTGATGCTTCACGAATGTTCTCAATTCTTGCTCGATGCTCATCGTGGTCACCATGTGAAAAATTTAATCGTGCAACATTCATTCCTGCATCAATTAGCGAAGTTAAGGTTTCTGTTGCTTCTGAAGCTGGTCCTATAGTACAAACAATTTTAGTACGTTTCATAACTTTCCCCTCTTTCCATTATATCGATAATTCTTGCGATAATTGATAAATTGACATTTCAGGTTCACTCTTCTGTTCCAATGCTTCAAGTATGTCATGATCTACTAATTTGTTGTTTTGAATCCCGACCATACGTCCACCAGTTCCTTCTAACAACAAATCTACAGCTTTTGCACCTAGACGGCTTGCTAACACACGGTCAGAAGCTGTTGGTGAACCGCCACGTTGTGTATGACCTAAAACGGTAACACGTGTTTCTAAATTCGATTTTTCTTCAATCTTTTGTGCTACTTCACTACCAGTAGCTACACCTTCGGCAACGATAATAATACTATGTCGTTTTCCGCGGTCATGGCCTCGTTTAATTCGGTCAACAATGTCGTCAAAGTCTTCCTTCTTTTCAGGAATTAAAATGCTTTCGGCACCGCCTGATAAGCCTGCCCAAAGGGCTAGGTCACCGGCGTCTC contains these protein-coding regions:
- a CDS encoding FxsA family protein; translated protein: MFRWLFLLIVVISALEIWLFILLGNITNVWVVLSGIILTGIIGAFLAKQQGLDTLRRAQNQLAYGRSPSEQIFDGICILIGAVLLFTPGFITDGIGFLLLIPYSRKLAKNWMKQTLRQMMNRGTVTVFRRWK
- the pyk gene encoding pyruvate kinase — encoded protein: MKRTKIVCTIGPASEATETLTSLIDAGMNVARLNFSHGDHDEHRARIENIREASQQTGKTVAILLDTKGPEIRTGVMKDGEVQLEAGNEIKVSMDPIEGDKERFSVTYPGLIEDVHVGSKILLDDGLVELEVTAIDKDNNELTTKILNSGVLKNKKGVNVPNVSVNLPGITDKDASDIVFGIEQGVDFIAASFVRRPSDVLEIRELLEEHNAQHIKIIPKIENQEGVDNIDEILEVSDGLMVARGDLGVEIPAEEVPLVQKMLIRKCNRAGKPVITATQMLDSMQRNPRPTRAEASDVANAIFDGTDAIMLSGETAAGSYPVESVKTMYNIAIRTENALDHKMIFNKIAEDVDFSITEAIGHSVSYTAENLQVNAILTPTESGHTARMISKYRPKAPIVAVTAHDTVSRQLSLVWGVESVIGETVTTTDEMLDAAINKGLESNLFERGDKVIITAGVPVGESGTTNLMKVHVVGDVLAKGQGIGQRSTYGRAVVTTSAEEAISKVRQGDVIVTSTTDKDMMPAIEKAAGIITEEGGLTSHAAVVGLSLGIPVVVGVKDATSTIKDGEEITVDATKGDIYKGHASVI